One Flavobacteriales bacterium DNA segment encodes these proteins:
- a CDS encoding aspartate 1-decarboxylase yields the protein MQIEVVKSKIHQVTVTGADLNYIGSITIDETLMEASNIIEGEKVQIVNINNGERLETYVIKGERNKGEICLNGPAARKVQKGDIVIIIAYALLDFEEAKTFSPTLIFPNPNNTL from the coding sequence ATGCAAATTGAAGTTGTAAAATCAAAAATTCATCAAGTTACTGTAACAGGTGCAGACCTTAACTATATTGGAAGTATTACCATTGACGAAACACTAATGGAGGCTTCAAACATTATTGAGGGTGAAAAAGTTCAGATAGTCAACATTAACAATGGTGAGCGACTGGAAACTTACGTTATTAAAGGAGAGCGAAATAAAGGTGAGATCTGTCTAAATGGTCCCGCAGCAAGAAAAGTGCAAAAAGGCGATATCGTTATTATTATTGCTTATGCACTGCTAGACTTCGAAGAAGCTAAAACATTCAGTCCGACTTTAATTTTTCCTAATCCAAACAACACCCTTTAA